The genomic region aatgctggtgcattccccattataatcaTTTTCACATACTGTTGTGTAGAGTAtgatcttattgtgggtaggttcccaccgaggtttttcccttaaccgggttttccacatcaaaatcatggtgttgtgtgttgtgttatcaatttgcttatctttgttgttgcagcagtttatcagatctgtatttgtggttgagtttgtagatttggtagaaaactgattcaccaacCCCCcaccccttctcagttttccttcattgctaTTGCCAACTGGGATAAAGGTTTTCCTTCATTGCTATTGCCAACTGGGATAAAGGAAAAGTGATATATATCTATAGGTCTAGAATTGGGGgggataaagagagtgagatagaaagAACAAGAGCAAGAGAATGCTCATAAAAACATGCTAATTACTAAAATTTATATGATCTTCTAAATCTAGAATCTACagtataactcctagagatctaaaaccactctcaaacatcctactaaTGACTTATAATtgatatatttcatgtatatattcctagagagagagagagttataatTTTCTAATGCAAAATATTTGGCAAGCAAGAGGCAAAGAGAGGATAAGAATTAATCCAATACAAACATTTGACTAGTGTCATATTTGGAGCTTGCCAAATAGGATCTTGAAATGCCAAACctatttggtgagtgccaaatatgACAAGCAGCCTATTTGACACATGCCAAATGaccctttaaaaaaaaaactttttggtTGCACATCTTGATGCCTATAAGAAATTTTCTTTTAATTGTAataaaatttttagattttttgtttttgcataacTTCAAAAATATTCATCATatcataatttatttatataaaaataattttaatttttaatgatttagtATATGTTTTAGCTTCATGACACATAAAAagtattagaaaataaataataaataagaaaatattaaaaataaataataaataagaaaatattaaGTATTCCTATTTGTTTAAAATTGTTATAGAAGTTTCAAAATAATAAGAGAAAATCTTACCAAATTTCTTAAGAATACATAATGacaatttttattttcatttaaggGATAATATTTTTTCTATAGTGttttttaaatcaatttaaaaTGTTGAACTTGGAAAGAAGATTATATagaaaatatgtatttgtgcaatttttatttttttttggtattttaataacaaaaattgatttttattaaaaaCTATAAATGAAAACAATTAATCTTTCTATATATGAAAATGATTCAACTAATCTTTATTTAATTTAGTAATTATTTATTGTCAACATCAACCATCATattgaaaatcaaaacaaaattattGATATACCACTTAATCATTTTAAGTCCTTTTAAAACATCTTAAACTTCACATCACTTGAATTCAAATGTCAAGTACAAACATGCTTAAGTGCAACGAAActtgaaatgtgtatttttttatattGCTTTTTGTTATCTTGTGTACATACTAAATCTCACAATGTATAGAAAACaacaataagaaaaaaaaaattgaaatcccgTTTAAGATATAAGATATGTGAATGTACGAAATTAACTATAATAGCTATTGATATACTTCCTCTTCATGtcatatttaaaattataaattatttatgctgtcatttaatataaaaaaatagcaTGCTAGTATtctttaatatattaattatattatatttattttgaatTGAGTATTTATAGGTAAGTTAGAAAAATGCATGAAAAACCTATAACTGCGTACTCCATTTTTTGGGTAAATTATTGCTTGTTCTAACTATCCAATCATTGAACAAATGAATGGATATGTTGCAGATCTCATTGTCATTTCCAAGAATAAATCATATAAATCTTTAAAAAGCATTTTTCCCTTTTAAAGTCAGAAAGTTTATACATTAACCATTTAATAGTTCATTTCACAGTATCTATTTTGGACTCAAATATGGCCTCTTCAACCATATATCCTGAAATTGAAGGTATTATATTTTAAACCCTTATTAAAAAAACTCTATAAACATACCATGAACACATCATAAAACAGCACTGACACATTAGACTCACCTCCATTAAACCGGTTTAATTAAACACATTATGTTTGACCAGTTTAATTAAACACATTATGTTTGATCCAAAACATGAAAGATAAAATAACTTACACAATCAATTCCAGAAGCAATGCACATTAACTCCATTAGCCCAGCCTAAAATAACCACATATTCCAGTTCTATAATCTAATAGAGATTATATTTATATAACCTCGTTTTTTCTCATACTCTTTTAAAACCATGCATTCAATGTCTCCCGTTCAAATGAATGGGCAATGCTCCATTTGTTAAAAAGCTCGGAGCATTGGAGGGGGACGTCTTGCCTGAACAAAAAACCCACATTGTCAGCTAATATTGAATCTGCTAAGATATAAGAATGGTTTCTAATAAGGCTTGTTTCTTGTTGTCAGACTCACCAAAGGTTTCTGAGATTGAGATTGTGCTTTATCAACTTGGGCCTCTAATTCAGCTGCCAATCTTTCTTCTGTAAAGGATGGCGCGCCTGCTAAACTTTTACCTTCTTCTTTTGTACTGCCATTGTTGGAAACCACTTTAGCCCCTCCCAAAGGAAGCAAGGGTGGGTTTAGCTGTGTTGAATACATTTCTGAAAGCAGCTTGGGATCTGGGTTAAGTGACTGAAACAACTTCAGACCAAAATATCCCTGTAATCATAAATAATGAATCCATATTCAACATAGAGAGCACTTATATCACAGGTCATGTATCAAACTTTTAACTTGTGTACTTGTGATAAGTGCCCCATCTTACTACTAGATCATACAGTGAAAATAAAGCCCCATGAACTAACAGTtcttcttagttttctttctttttaaTCAGTGAAAATTTCCCCATGAACTAACAGTtcttcttagttttctttctttttaaTCAGTGAAAATTTCCGCAGTTTATTGTGATTCTTATTTtttgtttctggattcaattgtgtaatattttttctatcaacatttcggatcacagtctgtgattcatcatcagaaagagagaatgagagagCTGTAAAATTTTAACCTTTTGTCTCTTACAGATCTTTTGTAATGACAATGGATCAgaaagtgtgatccgaaacattgatgcaaaaaatccTACACATTTGAAtccagaaacaaaaaaaaaagaaaaaagaaaactctTTTAATTCCATATAGTAAAATAATATCTTAACTTTTTTGTAGGCTTATTGTTTTTCTAAAATTTTAGGTAATTGAATGACACTGACCAGCGTAAAAGGTTCAAAATCATAAGCAGTACCTTGGGTGTGATGAGCTTGCAAGCCAAACCATCAATTGCCATGACAGCAAGAACAGTCTGCCATATTGAATCTATGCATAAATTATCAAGCCTTTAAATACTAGAGATTATCATTATCATGTTCAAACATGAAATTATGTAGAAATGTAAATTTATAACTTTACCTGCATGTAAGCTTCAATAAGGTCATCGAGCCCTATGCCTATCCGGTTAAAATCTCTGCTATCCATTAGCAACAGTCTCTCTGTTTCTGTTCCCCAAGATCCATCAGGATTCTGTGGAAAATATTAACAAATGAATGCACGTCTATGGATCAAAATCATATTTTTAAGACATTACACCATTATCATAATCCAGAACATCATTAATGAAAATTGCATGGACCTTTCATCTCATTGTACTTGAttccaaaaacaaaacaaagagaagTAATTTATTTGCATGGACCTTTCATCTCATTGTACTTGAttccaaaaacaaaacaaagagaagTAAGAAGATACGTTACAGAGAATTTTTGAATTGTTCCTTGTTCTTAATCGAATCATATAAAAAAAGTAGATGGATATATATTTTAAAGATTAGAGTTCACCTTAACAGATAAATTAGTTCCAAGCATATCCCAAGAAGGGGTTACTCCTCCATCTAGTTTCGCAGCTAAGGGGAGGCGAGCTCTGCGTGCATATATAGCCACAGGGAAGAAGCCTTGGCATGAAGATCCTATCATCAATCTCAGATCTGCAGCATATATATTGCCCTTGAGATTGGGTATTGTTCCCACATGATACAATCTCCCATGCTGGGATACAGAGCTCCATCCATTATTTCCAATCAGAGCCTTCAAGGTCAAAGAATTCATTCACAAAATTCAAACTGTCAACAAAATTGAACTGAACCTTAATGTGCTTCTATTAGGTTGAATTTAATTCTATAGGTTAATTATAGAGAGAAAAGCAGAGAATGTCTCTGTAGAAGAAATCTATAATATGTAATTCAAAAAACTTTGCATCGCCTCAAATTACATTAGTATAAGAACACCACTCTATCATGCGTATGCTTGCTGCTAAATGGAAACACTGGAACACAGACTGTATCAACATGTCCATGCTATTAAGAAAAGACAAGTAAAGTAAAATATCTAGGACAATCCTTCATTAGGCTCTGTGTGAACAGTTAACATGGAAACGATCAATATATCATTACAATTAGATTTGTCTACAAATTACTCTGCTCACCAAAACCTAAGCAAGCTTGGCTACTAAAACACTACTAGCTTGGGAAAGATTCACAATACATGTTTTAATTGTCTTTTATACCATGTAAATAGTCAGTGCACTATATAGAAAATCTGATCTCAGATTGCTAATCTATACTCGTTACAAAGAATTTACCTGAACTATGAAACGGTCATAACGATGCTCCAAGTCCATGAACTCTTTCAATTCACTTTCACTGGTGATAGTCCAGACTCCCTGTCCAGCATTAGCATAAGGAACCTTTACCACTGCAAGACCTCCCATTCTCCTCACCCAAAGTGGGATCTCAGGTTTGGTCACATCCCAGATTGTTTCTGGAGTATATATACACAGACCAGATGATCCAATTTCTGCATTATAGATATCATAAGCTTTTGCTGCCAGCATCTTATTTCGTCCCCCAGCTAGACAGGCCAAAACAGGATTGAAAACCAGAGTCCTGGTAATAGGAGGAATTCTAGTCCATGGCCTCTGAGTTACATATCTAACTGCAGCTCTCACAGGCTCCCAAACCTCACGAGGTTCAAATTCATTAGAGGCATTCCCTATGTTGTTGctgatgttgttcatgttgtctTTACTGCTATTCTTGTTGTCGCAGTTATTAGTGTTATTGTCTTCATAGTTGTAATTGTTGTCGCTGCTGTCGTTTTCATTACCATTTTTGCTTCCCATGTCATTGTTTTTATTATGCATAACAGCCCGGGTGGTGCAGATTTCTATGATGCCATCTTCTCTAACTCGCATCTTTGGATTGAGATCATCGGCATAACAGGGTGTCAAGTACACAGGCTCGTTAGCAAGGTCTGCAAGGACAGCTGCATAACCTGAGGCCTCCATCTTATTTTTATCATAGAGAACGGCTAGTTTTCCCTTGGGAAGTTGGTTTCCATTGTATGTGTTTGATAAAAGATGGGGCATGAAGGATTTTTCTAGGAGGGTACGGTAACCAGCATGTTCCATCTCTTCATTTACCAGGGGCATGGATTTCTGGCCCGATGGACATGAGTTTGTTTCTACTACTACCATTCGTTTCTGTCCATGGTCTGTGGTTGTTAGAAATAGATCTGCACCTCCCCAATGAAAGAACCTGAAAAACAAACAGATGCCTTAATCTCCATTCCGATGTCAAGGCTAAGAAAGACACATAATAGTACAATGAAAATCGTACACTAAAGTAGAAAATAGAGATGAGTCGTCATGATAGTTTTAAGATCTTATCAAATCCACACAATAGtaacacaaatgaactcaaaactaAAATGTTGCTTTTGCGAGTCTTAGATTAAATTTCTGGAGTTTCAAGTTTCCACCCATGCACTAATAAAGCAGTAGAATAGTTAACTTCTTTAAATTGATAACTACAGAGCAATAGGATGAGAATCTACAATAAAAATGCTGAATGTGTCTTATATATATACTATTTGAATATAAACTTCCAAGAGAATGAAGAGATCGATTGAAGAAAAGATATAAGGAGAGTCGCTAAGTGCATTGGCAGGTGGTGAGCAGAAAATTGTCATCGGTAGTCATAATTGTTTCTCATCATTGTCAAATCTTCACTGAAGGAAGATAACTTCCCATATATGTGATCTCACCGGCTAAGGTGGTTATATTAAGGATGAACTATACTAAAAAGTGATTCGCCTCTGTCAATCTATGATATTCAAACATTGAGGAAAAAGATGCAAAATACGAATAATGGCATAACATACCGGGTTCTCTGACTCTCTCCTTTGAGTTTCACTGTGTGAATTGTATTGGGTGAATTGACACATTAAAGATGAGCTATGAAATTACACAGTAGTTTAGTCTCTTTCAACCCATAACATTCAAAACATCCAGGAAATAGATGCAAAAGACAGATAACAGCAAAGCATAAATGATAAAGTATAAATGGCTATACCAGGGAAGTGTGTGAATTTATATGTAAGTTTCTATGGAAGGATAATATTGGTATTGTGAACAAAATAACGTTGCTTGGGACAAAACATTAGCTGCTAAAAGAAAATAGGACACCAAAAAGCAACCAAGCAGACAGTACTAAGCATGGTACAGTTAAATAAAAGTTCAAATAGGACACCAAAAACTGTGGTTGAAACACATGGAGGAGAAGCATAAGCAATAAGGGCTATACCAGGGCAGATATAAGTTATATCTGATTGAGGTATAGTAGACAAAATAACGTTACTTGAGCAGAACATTAGCTGCTAAAAGAAAATGAGAGAAAGCAACCCAGCCTACAGTACTAAGCATGGTACATACAGTAAGATAAAGTTTAAATAGAACATAAAAAACTGTGATTGAAACATATGGAATGAGAAGCATAAAGTATAAAAGGCTATGCCAGTGGAGTGTGGGAACTTTTATATGTCAGACCCACAAAGTAATGTTACTCGAGGCAAAATATTAGCTGGGAAGAAAATGAGACAAAACAGCCAAGCAGACAGACAGTACTAGACATGGCATTGTAAGATAACGGTTCAAATAGGATAGCAAAAACTATGGTTGAAACACATGTTAGTAGAACCATAAAAGATAGATGTATAAAGGATTATATTAGGGGATTATATTAGGGAAGTATGGGAATTTATATAATACATAAAATAACTTTGTAACAAGACATTACACAAAGCAATCAAACAGACAGCACTTAACATGGAAACAGTTATACCAGAGAAGTGTAGGATTTCATATCATATTGGTATAATACACAAAaactacacaaaataacacaaaATAACGTTACTTGAGGCAAACTATTAGCTGCTAAAAGAAAATAAGACGGAAACCAAGCAGACAGAACTAACATGGTACAGTTAGCACCAAAAACTGTGATTGAAACATGGTAGAGAAACATAAATGATAAAGGGCTATAACCCACATAGTAGGAGAAATATAAATGATAAAAGGGTTATAACCCTCAGTGGGCAATTTGTATCTGTAGGAAGTAGAATATACAAATTACAAACTAATGTTAGTTGAGCTTAAAAGCTTAACTGCTAAAGAATATGAGACAAAAGCAACCAAGCAGGCGATACTAAACATGGTACAGCAAGATAAAGTTCGAATAGGACACCAAAATCTGTGATTGAAACACATGGTAGAAAAAAAGTAAAAAAGTCAGAAAAGATGCAACAAAAAATTTTGAGAGAAGGCAACACGAGCACAGATAATGACAACAGAAACTTTCTAACGAGGATTTCAAGAAATTAAAATAACAACAGAAATATACCTCGTAGATTGGTTAAGAACTCTGGCCACAGCTGCAGAATCTGCTTCAGGATGCAGGTGGCAAAACCTCTTCCCTATTCTCTCATTGCCAAGTGTAAGAAAAGCTCTAACTAAGGGATTAATCTGAGCATTCAATACCCTAGGATAAAAATGCTTTGAAGGCTCAAATGTTCCTGCCTCCACCACCTCAACTTCACAATCATTGCACT from Cryptomeria japonica chromosome 3, Sugi_1.0, whole genome shotgun sequence harbors:
- the LOC131078579 gene encoding uncharacterized protein LOC131078579 isoform X1, which produces MNVMGGDFENGENYQPVYSPGKCNDCEVEVVEAGTFEPSKHFYPRVLNAQINPLVRAFLTLGNERIGKRFCHLHPEADSAAVARVLNQSTRFFHWGGADLFLTTTDHGQKRMVVVETNSCPSGQKSMPLVNEEMEHAGYRTLLEKSFMPHLLSNTYNGNQLPKGKLAVLYDKNKMEASGYAAVLADLANEPVYLTPCYADDLNPKMRVREDGIIEICTTRAVMHNKNNDMGSKNGNENDSSDNNYNYEDNNTNNCDNKNSSKDNMNNISNNIGNASNEFEPREVWEPVRAAVRYVTQRPWTRIPPITRTLVFNPVLACLAGGRNKMLAAKAYDIYNAEIGSSGLCIYTPETIWDVTKPEIPLWVRRMGGLAVVKVPYANAGQGVWTITSESELKEFMDLEHRYDRFIVQALIGNNGWSSVSQHGRLYHVGTIPNLKGNIYAADLRLMIGSSCQGFFPVAIYARRARLPLAAKLDGGVTPSWDMLGTNLSVKNPDGSWGTETERLLLMDSRDFNRIGIGLDDLIEAYMQTVLAVMAIDGLACKLITPKGYFGLKLFQSLNPDPKLLSEMYSTQLNPPLLPLGGAKVVSNNGSTKEEGKSLAGAPSFTEERLAAELEAQVDKAQSQSQKPLARRPPPMLRAF
- the LOC131078579 gene encoding uncharacterized protein LOC131078579 isoform X3, producing MNVMGGDFENGENYQPVYSPGKCNDCEVEVVEAGTFEPSKHFYPRVLNAQINPLVRAFLTLGNERIGKRFCHLHPEADSAAVARVLNQSTRFFHWGGADLFLTTTDHGQKRMVVVETNSCPSGQKSMPLVNEEMEHAGYRTLLEKSFMPHLLSNTYNGNQLPKGKLAVLYDKNKMEASGYAAVLADLANEPVYLTPCYADDLNPKMRVREDGIIEICTTRAVMHNKNNDMGSKNGNENDSSDNNYNYEDNNTNNCDNKNSSKDNMNNISNNIGNASNEFEPREVWEPVRAAVRYVTQRPWTRIPPITRTLVFNPVLACLAGGRNKMLAAKAYDIYNAEIGSSGLCIYTPETIWDVTKPEIPLWVRRMGGLAVVKVPYANAGQGVWTITSESELKEFMDLEHRYDRFIVQALIGNNGWSSVSQHGRLYHVGTIPNLKGNIYAADLRLMIGSSCQGFFPVAIYARRARLPLAAKLDGGVTPSWDMLGTNLSVKNPDGSWGTETERLLLMDSRDFNRIGIGLDDLIEAYMQIQYGRLFLLSWQLMVWLASSSHPRDILV
- the LOC131078579 gene encoding uncharacterized protein LOC131078579 isoform X2, which translates into the protein MFLYHVSITVFGANCTMFFHWGGADLFLTTTDHGQKRMVVVETNSCPSGQKSMPLVNEEMEHAGYRTLLEKSFMPHLLSNTYNGNQLPKGKLAVLYDKNKMEASGYAAVLADLANEPVYLTPCYADDLNPKMRVREDGIIEICTTRAVMHNKNNDMGSKNGNENDSSDNNYNYEDNNTNNCDNKNSSKDNMNNISNNIGNASNEFEPREVWEPVRAAVRYVTQRPWTRIPPITRTLVFNPVLACLAGGRNKMLAAKAYDIYNAEIGSSGLCIYTPETIWDVTKPEIPLWVRRMGGLAVVKVPYANAGQGVWTITSESELKEFMDLEHRYDRFIVQALIGNNGWSSVSQHGRLYHVGTIPNLKGNIYAADLRLMIGSSCQGFFPVAIYARRARLPLAAKLDGGVTPSWDMLGTNLSVKNPDGSWGTETERLLLMDSRDFNRIGIGLDDLIEAYMQTVLAVMAIDGLACKLITPKGYFGLKLFQSLNPDPKLLSEMYSTQLNPPLLPLGGAKVVSNNGSTKEEGKSLAGAPSFTEERLAAELEAQVDKAQSQSQKPLARRPPPMLRAF
- the LOC131078579 gene encoding uncharacterized protein LOC131078579 isoform X4, giving the protein MVVVETNSCPSGQKSMPLVNEEMEHAGYRTLLEKSFMPHLLSNTYNGNQLPKGKLAVLYDKNKMEASGYAAVLADLANEPVYLTPCYADDLNPKMRVREDGIIEICTTRAVMHNKNNDMGSKNGNENDSSDNNYNYEDNNTNNCDNKNSSKDNMNNISNNIGNASNEFEPREVWEPVRAAVRYVTQRPWTRIPPITRTLVFNPVLACLAGGRNKMLAAKAYDIYNAEIGSSGLCIYTPETIWDVTKPEIPLWVRRMGGLAVVKVPYANAGQGVWTITSESELKEFMDLEHRYDRFIVQALIGNNGWSSVSQHGRLYHVGTIPNLKGNIYAADLRLMIGSSCQGFFPVAIYARRARLPLAAKLDGGVTPSWDMLGTNLSVKNPDGSWGTETERLLLMDSRDFNRIGIGLDDLIEAYMQTVLAVMAIDGLACKLITPKGYFGLKLFQSLNPDPKLLSEMYSTQLNPPLLPLGGAKVVSNNGSTKEEGKSLAGAPSFTEERLAAELEAQVDKAQSQSQKPLARRPPPMLRAF